GAGCTACACCATTGATGCCATCAACTCGCAGGACTTCGGCATCGTTAAGGCAATGGTATTCCTAGGTTCCGTGTTGTACATCTTCGGTTTAATCCTGACGGATATCTCCTATACCTTCTTTGATCCAAGAGTGAGGTTGAACGGATGATTCCTTTGTTCAACGGCATTTCCATTTATTTCTTTTGGACTGATATCATGATCTGGGGGCTGTTTTTCAGCCTGTTGGTTTGGTCGAGAGTGATTGGTCGGTCTGAGCAGGTCAAAGCGCAATGGCATCGCGTGTTTGAATCCAATGTTGCGATGATTGCCGCCATTATTCTGGTGACGTATTTTGCGATAGCATTGATGGACTCGGTGCAAATCCACTTGGCGCATGCCAATACCCAACCTGGCAGTTTTTTGGATGTTTTACTGACGCATTTGGTGTCTGCAACCGAGCGCACTTATTCAGCACCTTTTGCACTGTCTGAGTTTACCAAGTCAACACAGATGGGCTTGAATGGTGAAATGCAGCAGGTGTATCTACCGCTTAAGCATGTTGATGCTACCGCTTCGATATGGATGCAAAGCATTGAAGCCATCGCGCTAGGTTTGGTTATTAGTGCGGTTTTGATTGGTTTGCACGGTTTGTATCTTGCCAGACTTAATCAAACGTCATTAATCGGAATGCTATCCGCCATTTGGTTTGAGCAAACCAAGTTACCTTGGCGTACCGCTTACATTACTCTGACATTGCTTGTGGTCGTGATGAGTTGGTTATTCATCCTCAGTTATTCATTCCATGTATTGGGGACAGATCAAGTCGGCATCGACGTACTTTATGAAACGCTCAAGAGTATTCGTACTGGCGTATTGATTGGTGTGCTGACTACTTTGGTGATGTTGCCGATAGCGTTGACCTTGGGGATTACCGCAGGGCTGTTCAAAGGTTGGGTCGATGATGTCATCCAGTATCTTTACACCACGTTGAATTCCATTCCCAGCGTATTATTGATTGCCGCCGCAGTGCTGGTGATGCAAGTCATGATTAACAACCATCCGGATTGGATGCAATCTACCGCCGAGCGCGCCGATTTACGTTTGTTGTTTTTGGTGGGCATTCTGGGGGTTACTAGCTGGACAGGACTGTGCCGCTTGTTGCGTGCCGAAACCCTTAAAATCAGCCAGATGGAATATGTCGTTGCAGCCCGTGCTTTTGGCGTGAGCAGAGCCAAAGTCATCTCGCGTCATATTTTGCCAAATGTCATGCATATTGTATTAATATCGGTCGTATTGGATTTCAGTAGTCTGGTGCTTGCAGAAGCTGTACTGTCTTATGTCGGAGTCGGTGTTGACCCTACTATGAACAGTTGGGGGAATATGATCAACCAAGCACGTCTGGAAATGGCGCGAGAACCTATGGTTTGGTGGTCACTGTTTTCTGCATTCGTGTTTATGTTTATTCTGGTGCTGGCCGCCAACCTTTTCTCAGATAGGGTACAGACCGTATTGAACCCTAGAGATAACACGAAATAATCCAACAAGTTTTAATGATGAGTTTAGAAGTAATGAGTTCAAATCA
This portion of the Hydrogenovibrio marinus genome encodes:
- a CDS encoding ABC transporter permease, whose product is MIPLFNGISIYFFWTDIMIWGLFFSLLVWSRVIGRSEQVKAQWHRVFESNVAMIAAIILVTYFAIALMDSVQIHLAHANTQPGSFLDVLLTHLVSATERTYSAPFALSEFTKSTQMGLNGEMQQVYLPLKHVDATASIWMQSIEAIALGLVISAVLIGLHGLYLARLNQTSLIGMLSAIWFEQTKLPWRTAYITLTLLVVVMSWLFILSYSFHVLGTDQVGIDVLYETLKSIRTGVLIGVLTTLVMLPIALTLGITAGLFKGWVDDVIQYLYTTLNSIPSVLLIAAAVLVMQVMINNHPDWMQSTAERADLRLLFLVGILGVTSWTGLCRLLRAETLKISQMEYVVAARAFGVSRAKVISRHILPNVMHIVLISVVLDFSSLVLAEAVLSYVGVGVDPTMNSWGNMINQARLEMAREPMVWWSLFSAFVFMFILVLAANLFSDRVQTVLNPRDNTK